The Methylomonas koyamae genome has a segment encoding these proteins:
- a CDS encoding oxidoreductase, with the protein MNNKDNAVALITGASSGIGLVTAKALQRAGYRVFGTSRRAAASPDGITMLSCDVTDEASVNDMVAEVLQQAGRIDLLVNNAGVGLLGAAEESSTAQAQALFDVNLFGITRVTNAVLPTMRGQGKGRIVNISSVMGLIPAPYNALYAATKHAVEGYSESLDHELRSFGIRVVLVEPAFTRTAFEASLTKPDRPLAVYDSVRAGMAVLMRNGVNAGDAPEVVADTVLKAATAAVPSRRYTAGKQASQVRFLRRFFPEALVDKSLRRFNQLPIV; encoded by the coding sequence ATGAACAATAAAGACAATGCCGTCGCTTTGATTACCGGCGCATCCTCGGGCATTGGGCTGGTAACGGCCAAGGCCCTGCAACGAGCGGGATACCGGGTATTCGGTACCAGCCGCAGGGCAGCGGCAAGCCCTGACGGCATCACGATGCTGAGCTGCGACGTAACCGACGAAGCGTCGGTAAACGACATGGTCGCCGAGGTCTTGCAACAGGCCGGGCGCATTGATCTGCTGGTCAACAATGCCGGCGTCGGCCTACTCGGCGCCGCGGAAGAATCGTCTACCGCGCAGGCCCAGGCCTTGTTCGACGTCAACCTGTTCGGCATCACCCGCGTCACCAATGCCGTGCTGCCGACCATGCGCGGCCAAGGAAAAGGCAGAATCGTCAATATCAGCTCGGTAATGGGCTTGATCCCGGCGCCGTACAACGCGCTATATGCCGCGACCAAGCATGCGGTCGAAGGCTATTCCGAATCGCTCGATCACGAATTGCGCAGCTTCGGCATTCGGGTGGTGCTGGTTGAGCCGGCATTTACCCGCACCGCGTTCGAAGCCAGCCTAACCAAGCCAGATCGGCCGCTGGCCGTCTATGACTCGGTGCGCGCCGGCATGGCAGTGCTGATGCGCAATGGCGTCAATGCGGGCGACGCTCCGGAGGTGGTGGCCGATACGGTGTTGAAAGCCGCGACTGCCGCGGTTCCCAGCAGGCGTTATACCGCCGGAAAACAGGCAAGCCAGGTGCGTTTCCTGCGCCGTTTCTTCCCGGAAGCCTTGGTAGACAAGAGCTTACGCCGGTTTAACCAGCTGCCGATAGTCTGA
- a CDS encoding aminotransferase class V-fold PLP-dependent enzyme produces the protein MKHPEFPLSDELIYLNHAAVAPWPKRTSAAVIAFAEQNRDWGSHYYPDWLKKELLIRRQLRDLLNAASADDIALVKNTSEALSFVACGLPWQAGDNIVSSNEEFPSNRLPWQALSAQGVEFRETDLRSAATPEDALFALVDQNTRLLTVSSIQFGSGLRMDLVRIGEFCKRHGILFCVDAIQSLGAVQFDVQACQADFAMADGHKWLFGPEGLGVFYTTPEARERLKLSQYGWHMMKDIHNYENRPWEIHPSARRFECGSPNMLGIQALSASLSLLLETGMDTVEALVLERSDFLRQAIRNQPNLLLLSEAAPRLKSGIVVFKHRQAGNETLYRHLQQHGVVCALRGGGVRFSPHFYNSLDEIGRALTIAADCPPAD, from the coding sequence ATGAAACATCCCGAATTTCCGCTCAGCGACGAGTTGATTTACTTGAACCATGCCGCCGTGGCGCCGTGGCCGAAACGCACCAGCGCCGCCGTGATCGCCTTCGCCGAACAAAACCGCGACTGGGGCTCGCATTACTATCCGGATTGGCTGAAAAAAGAATTGCTGATTCGGCGCCAGCTAAGGGACTTGCTCAACGCCGCTTCCGCGGACGATATCGCCCTGGTCAAAAACACCTCGGAAGCGCTGTCCTTCGTCGCCTGCGGCCTGCCCTGGCAAGCCGGCGACAACATCGTCTCCAGCAACGAGGAATTCCCCTCCAACCGCCTGCCCTGGCAAGCGCTGTCGGCCCAGGGCGTGGAATTCCGCGAGACCGACCTGCGCAGCGCGGCCACGCCGGAAGACGCGTTGTTTGCGCTGGTGGACCAAAACACCCGGCTGCTGACGGTCAGTTCGATCCAGTTCGGTTCCGGCCTCAGAATGGATTTGGTGCGCATCGGCGAATTTTGCAAGCGGCACGGTATTTTATTTTGCGTCGACGCGATTCAGAGCCTGGGTGCGGTGCAATTCGACGTGCAGGCCTGCCAGGCCGATTTTGCGATGGCCGACGGCCATAAATGGCTGTTCGGCCCGGAGGGATTGGGCGTGTTCTATACCACGCCGGAGGCCAGGGAGCGGCTGAAACTGAGCCAGTACGGCTGGCATATGATGAAGGACATCCACAACTACGAGAACCGGCCCTGGGAAATTCACCCAAGCGCGCGCCGTTTCGAATGCGGCAGCCCGAACATGCTGGGCATTCAAGCCTTGTCGGCCAGCCTGTCGCTGTTGCTGGAAACCGGGATGGACACGGTCGAAGCCCTGGTACTGGAACGCAGCGACTTTTTACGCCAAGCCATTCGAAACCAGCCGAATCTGCTGTTACTGTCCGAAGCCGCGCCCAGATTAAAGTCCGGCATCGTCGTGTTCAAGCACCGCCAGGCCGGCAACGAAACGCTGTATCGGCATCTGCAGCAACATGGCGTGGTCTGCGCGTTGCGCGGCGGCGGCGTGCGCTTCTCGCCGCATTTTTACAATTCGCTGGACGAAATCGGCCGGGCCTTGACGATTGCCGCCGACTGCCCGCCGGCAGACTAA
- a CDS encoding vWA domain-containing protein, with protein MTLLKDFRFWLLAAALALALIAAAGPTRGVRQPLYRLMFVVDITRSMNTEDYQIGGHAVSRLDYVKQALRRQLLALPCQSHVGLGVFTERRSVVLFEPIEVCAGFAEIDAAIAALDWRMAWAADSRIAAGLATTLATFKNSRDALVFFSDGQEAPPPNPRYQPDLTVFKGQVKGLLVGVGGDQATPIPKFDANGKRLGFYRPEDVPHRSTFGESDLNPEKIEGYDARNAPFGSRAATGDEHLSRLHEDYLRKLAGDSGLRYRRLTDADSLGLALQDSEFAEPGRAETAIAWQFAGLAVLFVSVLYWRR; from the coding sequence ATGACGCTATTGAAAGATTTCCGCTTCTGGCTGTTGGCCGCGGCGTTGGCGTTGGCCCTGATCGCCGCGGCCGGGCCGACCCGCGGCGTGCGCCAGCCGCTGTATCGGCTGATGTTCGTCGTCGACATTACCCGCAGCATGAACACCGAGGATTACCAAATCGGCGGCCATGCCGTTAGCCGGCTGGACTACGTCAAGCAGGCGCTACGCCGGCAGTTGCTGGCGCTGCCCTGCCAATCGCACGTCGGTTTGGGGGTATTTACCGAGCGGCGGTCAGTGGTGTTGTTCGAGCCTATCGAAGTCTGTGCCGGCTTTGCCGAAATCGATGCGGCCATCGCGGCATTGGATTGGCGTATGGCTTGGGCCGCGGACAGCCGAATCGCTGCCGGACTGGCGACGACGCTGGCAACGTTCAAAAACAGCCGGGATGCTTTGGTATTTTTCAGCGACGGCCAGGAGGCTCCGCCGCCGAATCCGCGTTACCAGCCGGATTTGACCGTATTCAAAGGCCAGGTCAAAGGCTTGCTTGTCGGTGTCGGCGGCGATCAAGCCACGCCGATTCCCAAGTTCGACGCCAACGGCAAGCGTTTGGGATTTTATCGGCCGGAAGACGTGCCGCACCGTTCCACGTTCGGCGAGTCGGACCTGAATCCCGAAAAAATCGAAGGTTACGACGCCCGCAACGCGCCGTTCGGTAGCCGGGCCGCGACCGGCGACGAGCATCTGAGCCGCTTGCACGAAGACTATCTGCGCAAACTGGCCGGCGACAGCGGCTTGCGCTACCGGCGGCTGACCGACGCCGACAGTCTGGGCCTTGCGTTGCAAGATTCAGAATTTGCCGAACCGGGCCGGGCCGAGACGGCTATTGCCTGGCAATTCGCCGGTCTGGCCGTGTTGTTCGTATCGGTTCTGTACTGGCGGCGTTAG
- the moxG gene encoding cytochrome c(L), periplasmic yields the protein MKLKTFFNGVALTLSLAAISAAQADITLRHALTGETLDLSFAKKGGNTDKFKQFMQTGKNPYNGDAEAAKKGESLYMTGCSGCHGHEAEGKLGPGLADDYWTYPRGLTDQGLFEILFGGANGMMGPQYVNFSTDDMLHIMSFLRSIYKGDPKKAEWLK from the coding sequence ATGAAATTGAAGACATTTTTCAACGGCGTTGCACTGACTCTGTCGCTGGCCGCGATTTCCGCGGCCCAGGCCGACATCACCCTGCGCCACGCCTTGACCGGGGAAACGCTGGATTTGAGCTTCGCCAAGAAGGGCGGCAATACCGACAAATTCAAGCAATTCATGCAAACCGGCAAGAACCCGTACAACGGCGACGCCGAAGCCGCCAAGAAAGGCGAGAGTCTGTACATGACCGGCTGTTCCGGTTGCCACGGTCACGAAGCCGAAGGCAAATTGGGCCCCGGTTTGGCCGACGACTACTGGACCTATCCGCGCGGCCTGACCGACCAGGGCTTGTTCGAAATCCTGTTCGGCGGCGCCAACGGCATGATGGGTCCGCAGTACGTCAACTTCAGCACCGACGACATGCTGCACATCATGTCCTTCTTGCGCAGCATTTATAAAGGCGATCCGAAAAAGGCGGAGTGGTTGAAATAA
- a CDS encoding tetratricopeptide repeat protein, which produces MLIRRIKHGFWWTALAAALLVALSQAWLWAGIAGQNRLIGQLLAGRDVAVEDLAHADPAVRLARAVYLRQAGRYDDALATLNLLLQQAPAALRAQARYNLGNLYLAQAQEKLGQGSVDSATPLVALAKQAYRAALGADPGFWDAKYNLEVAMRLLPEMDRIDSGNQEDDGSQKAELWTTLPGFPRGLP; this is translated from the coding sequence ATGTTAATCCGACGTATCAAACACGGTTTCTGGTGGACCGCGCTGGCCGCCGCATTGTTGGTGGCGCTGAGCCAGGCCTGGCTCTGGGCCGGCATTGCCGGGCAAAACCGGCTGATCGGCCAATTGCTGGCCGGGCGCGACGTTGCGGTCGAGGATTTGGCCCATGCCGATCCGGCGGTGCGCTTGGCGCGGGCGGTGTATTTACGCCAAGCCGGGCGTTACGACGATGCGTTGGCGACCTTGAACCTGTTGTTGCAGCAAGCGCCGGCGGCCTTGCGCGCCCAGGCGCGTTACAACCTGGGCAATCTGTATCTGGCCCAAGCGCAGGAAAAACTCGGTCAGGGCAGTGTGGATAGCGCGACGCCGCTGGTCGCATTGGCCAAACAGGCTTACCGCGCAGCGCTGGGCGCCGATCCCGGTTTTTGGGATGCCAAATACAATCTGGAAGTGGCGATGCGCTTGCTGCCGGAAATGGACCGGATCGACAGCGGCAACCAGGAAGACGACGGCTCGCAAAAGGCCGAGCTGTGGACCACGTTGCCCGGATTCCCGCGCGGTTTGCCGTAA
- a CDS encoding cation:proton antiporter codes for MMELIWISAAYLTGLLASRLSFPPLVGYLAAGYALNALGVAPLADLNHIAEIGIELLLFSVGLKLKPASLIRREVVSVGGAHLLMTTLISALVFFWLEQHITGGLVLGVSLAFSSTVLAIKVLEDNGELSSLHGRDVMSILILQDIVAIGLLAVAERKQPTQWALALFLLPLLRPLAHRILAASRSSELLLLLGVTLALAGGVAAENSGISADIGALLTGVMLANHTKINELTDRLWGLKELFLVAFFLQIGVSDLPSREQVFQALQLLALLPVQGALFFGLFLFAGLRARTAFVSTLALTTYSEFALITTRAVVDAKLLPAEWNAVISLAVAGSLAIAAPLNRYSHVLFSWFEPFLVRFEKKTGNPDRLPESFGVAEWLVIGMGRTGVSAYQALSAQEQRVVGLDADPTVLENLLAEGRRVVYGDAEDSELWSGLRLERMKGIVITVPDVETRLLAIAQLRKRGFKGQIGTLCYHYEEEQELKRVGADYVIHPLVEAGNQLAKHMLGVGN; via the coding sequence ATGATGGAATTAATTTGGATCAGTGCAGCGTATCTGACCGGCCTGCTCGCCAGCCGGCTGTCTTTTCCGCCCTTGGTAGGCTATTTGGCTGCCGGCTATGCCCTGAATGCGCTGGGCGTCGCGCCGTTGGCCGATCTGAACCACATTGCCGAGATCGGCATCGAGTTGCTGTTGTTTTCGGTGGGATTGAAGTTGAAACCGGCGTCGTTGATCCGGCGCGAAGTGGTCAGCGTCGGCGGCGCCCACTTGCTGATGACGACCCTGATTTCGGCCCTGGTGTTTTTCTGGTTGGAACAACATATCACCGGCGGGCTGGTGCTCGGCGTCAGTTTGGCCTTTTCCAGCACCGTGCTGGCGATCAAGGTGCTGGAAGACAACGGCGAACTGTCGTCGTTGCACGGCCGGGACGTGATGAGTATTTTGATTTTGCAGGATATCGTCGCCATCGGCCTGTTGGCCGTGGCGGAGCGCAAGCAACCGACGCAATGGGCGTTGGCCTTATTCCTGTTGCCGTTGCTGCGGCCGTTGGCGCATCGGATATTGGCTGCCAGCCGTTCGTCCGAGCTGTTGCTGCTGTTGGGCGTGACGTTGGCCTTGGCCGGCGGCGTTGCCGCCGAAAATTCGGGGATTTCCGCCGACATCGGGGCGCTACTGACCGGCGTGATGCTGGCCAACCACACCAAAATCAACGAATTGACCGACCGTTTATGGGGGCTGAAAGAATTGTTCCTGGTGGCGTTTTTTCTGCAGATCGGCGTCAGCGATTTGCCGAGCCGGGAGCAGGTGTTTCAGGCACTGCAGTTATTGGCCTTGCTGCCGGTTCAAGGTGCGCTGTTTTTCGGGTTGTTCCTGTTCGCCGGCCTGCGCGCCCGTACCGCCTTCGTCTCGACGCTGGCCTTGACCACCTACAGCGAATTCGCCTTGATTACCACCCGCGCCGTGGTCGATGCCAAACTGCTGCCGGCCGAATGGAATGCGGTCATCAGCCTGGCGGTGGCCGGTTCGCTGGCGATCGCGGCGCCGTTGAACCGCTATTCGCATGTCTTGTTCTCCTGGTTCGAACCGTTTCTGGTGCGCTTCGAGAAGAAAACCGGCAATCCCGACCGGCTGCCGGAATCCTTCGGCGTCGCCGAATGGCTGGTGATCGGTATGGGCCGGACCGGCGTCTCGGCCTACCAAGCCTTGTCGGCTCAGGAACAGCGGGTGGTCGGCCTGGATGCCGACCCTACCGTACTGGAAAACCTGTTGGCCGAAGGCCGGCGCGTGGTCTACGGCGACGCCGAGGATAGCGAACTGTGGAGCGGATTGCGCCTGGAGCGGATGAAAGGCATCGTCATCACGGTACCGGACGTCGAAACCCGCTTGCTGGCGATCGCTCAGTTGCGCAAACGCGGCTTCAAAGGCCAGATCGGCACCTTGTGCTACCACTATGAGGAAGAGCAGGAACTGAAGCGGGTTGGCGCCGACTATGTAATCCATCCTTTGGTGGAAGCCGGCAACCAATTGGCCAAGCATATGCTGGGGGTCGGGAATTGA
- a CDS encoding AAA family ATPase: MNSEHQLSDRCEQALNFERHINRIVIGQQAAVRNLIIAVFARGHVLLEGQVGVGKTTLLRTVAQGLGGRYQRIEGTIDLMPSDLVYYTYLDQDGRPRVDPGPLLKQGEELAVFFFNEINRARPQVHSLLLRVMAERAVGAFNREYRMPHMLVFADRNRVEREETFELPAAARDRFLMEINIAAPGDDAVLDQLMFDPRFHDVDALIGTMPESAIGYQNLNALAESIQQRVQAAPALHKYALELWQATAEPQAYGISVSDVDIGQLLQSGASPRGMSYLIRAAKVRAWLEGRDNLWPEDLQAVYAPTMSHRLFLNPIYAYRREVLLPELVNQILQRIAAP; this comes from the coding sequence ATGAATTCAGAACATCAACTCAGCGACCGCTGCGAACAGGCCCTCAATTTCGAACGGCACATCAACCGCATCGTGATCGGCCAGCAGGCCGCAGTGCGCAATCTCATCATCGCGGTGTTCGCTCGCGGCCACGTGTTATTGGAGGGCCAGGTCGGCGTCGGCAAAACCACCTTGCTGCGTACCGTGGCCCAGGGTTTGGGCGGCCGCTACCAGCGTATCGAAGGCACGATAGATTTGATGCCGTCCGACCTGGTGTACTACACCTATCTGGATCAAGACGGCCGGCCGCGGGTCGACCCCGGACCGTTGCTGAAGCAGGGCGAGGAACTGGCGGTATTCTTCTTCAACGAAATCAACCGCGCCCGACCGCAAGTGCATTCGCTGCTGCTGCGGGTGATGGCCGAGCGCGCAGTCGGCGCCTTCAACCGCGAATACCGGATGCCGCATATGCTGGTATTCGCCGACCGCAACCGGGTGGAGCGGGAAGAAACCTTCGAATTGCCGGCCGCCGCCCGCGACCGTTTTCTGATGGAAATCAACATCGCTGCCCCCGGCGACGACGCGGTACTGGACCAATTGATGTTCGATCCGCGTTTCCACGACGTCGATGCCTTGATCGGAACGATGCCGGAATCGGCCATCGGCTACCAAAACCTGAACGCGCTGGCCGAGTCGATTCAACAGCGGGTGCAGGCCGCGCCGGCGCTGCACAAATACGCGCTGGAGCTGTGGCAAGCGACGGCCGAGCCGCAGGCTTACGGCATCAGCGTCAGCGACGTCGACATCGGCCAACTGCTGCAATCCGGCGCCAGTCCGCGCGGTATGAGCTACCTGATTCGCGCCGCCAAGGTCAGAGCCTGGCTGGAAGGCCGCGACAATTTGTGGCCGGAGGACTTGCAAGCGGTTTATGCGCCGACCATGAGCCACCGCCTGTTCTTAAACCCGATTTACGCCTATCGCCGGGAGGTTTTGCTTCCGGAACTGGTCAACCAAATCTTGCAGCGCATCGCCGCACCTTAA
- a CDS encoding methanol dehydrogenase [cytochrome c] subunit, translated as MNKLVLLGTVLLALALSGTAKAYDGTKCKEAGNCWEPKPGYPAQVAGSKYDPKHDPNELNKQAQSIKEMEARNAKRTEVLAKTGKFVYDVEGQ; from the coding sequence ATGAACAAATTAGTATTGTTAGGCACTGTGTTACTGGCATTGGCTTTGTCCGGCACCGCTAAAGCCTATGACGGCACCAAATGCAAAGAAGCCGGCAACTGCTGGGAACCGAAACCGGGTTATCCGGCGCAAGTGGCGGGCAGCAAATACGACCCCAAACACGATCCGAACGAGTTGAACAAACAAGCCCAGTCGATCAAGGAAATGGAAGCGCGTAACGCCAAGCGGACGGAAGTTCTGGCTAAAACCGGAAAATTCGTTTACGACGTGGAAGGTCAATGA
- a CDS encoding vWA domain-containing protein, whose product MNLAVEQPWLLVGLLLCGLPLLRYGQRLAGHPALALLPPDRLSLLADALIRLLGALALAALVLGMAGMYRTEQQVERIGHGAHIVLLLDRSNSMDQTFAGTSAEAGGAESKAAAARRLLSQFVERRTHDLIGVAAYSTSPLFVTPLTENKQAVAAAIAATARPALAYTNVSKGLALALSYFDQRPAVGARIVLLVSDGAAVIDPDSEAKLRELFQRQQVRLYWVFLRTANSPGLYDVPNDPRDDNAQAMPERYLHLFFSSLHIPYQAYQAEDPGAMRQAIDDINRLEQQPLHYFERIPKQDLAPLCYRSAALLLLLLIGLKACEAKC is encoded by the coding sequence ATGAATTTGGCGGTGGAACAACCCTGGCTGTTGGTAGGCCTGCTGCTGTGCGGCTTGCCCTTGCTCAGATACGGCCAACGTCTGGCCGGCCATCCGGCCTTGGCCCTGTTGCCGCCGGACCGGCTGTCGCTGCTGGCCGACGCTCTGATCCGCTTGCTGGGGGCATTGGCTCTGGCCGCCCTGGTATTGGGTATGGCCGGGATGTACCGCACGGAACAGCAGGTCGAACGCATCGGCCACGGCGCGCATATCGTGTTGCTGCTGGATCGCAGCAACAGCATGGACCAGACCTTTGCCGGGACCTCGGCGGAGGCCGGCGGCGCCGAGAGTAAGGCCGCCGCGGCCCGGCGCTTGTTGAGCCAATTCGTCGAGCGCCGCACACACGACTTGATCGGCGTCGCCGCCTATAGTACCTCGCCGCTGTTCGTCACGCCGCTGACCGAAAACAAGCAGGCGGTAGCCGCGGCCATCGCCGCCACGGCGCGGCCGGCGCTGGCCTATACCAACGTCAGCAAGGGCTTGGCGCTGGCCTTGTCTTATTTCGACCAACGCCCGGCGGTCGGCGCCCGCATCGTCTTGTTGGTGTCGGACGGCGCCGCGGTGATCGATCCGGACAGCGAAGCCAAGCTCAGAGAATTGTTTCAGCGCCAGCAAGTGCGCCTGTACTGGGTATTCTTGCGTACCGCCAATAGCCCCGGCTTGTACGACGTACCGAACGATCCGCGCGACGACAATGCCCAGGCCATGCCGGAGCGCTATCTGCATTTGTTTTTTTCCAGCCTGCATATCCCTTACCAGGCCTACCAGGCGGAAGACCCGGGGGCGATGCGGCAGGCGATCGACGACATCAATCGGCTGGAGCAGCAACCGCTGCATTATTTCGAACGGATCCCGAAACAAGATCTGGCGCCGCTGTGCTACCGGAGCGCGGCGCTGCTGCTGTTGCTACTGATCGGGCTGAAAGCTTGCGAGGCCAAATGTTAA
- a CDS encoding nonribosomal peptide synthetase MxaA: protein MTRRRYLVKVSRLAALAIAATLAAACAGGPSRPVEAFNLETPRPFGYQIGDTIPMRVVVQTRPGVQLQPASLPKPGPLNRWLNLRRIELAEAGDGEYRIELEYQVFYAPLEVKALTIPGFALRFSQYGQTVEESVPPWQFTVAPLRELIARQDEAGEYLRPDQAPALLATASVRTNLALSLLAAAMLGLKLARQYGYLPWFARRSPFKTAERRLRQLPPGELAAGLAALHSALNATHGTPVFGHRLQDFLSAHPEFGQVRAELAWFFDYSNRFFFAGQRDEADTDLVRLQKLCGLCRAIERGSR, encoded by the coding sequence GTGACGCGGCGCCGATACCTAGTCAAAGTCTCGCGTTTGGCGGCGTTGGCGATTGCGGCAACGTTGGCGGCGGCATGTGCCGGTGGTCCGAGTCGGCCGGTCGAGGCCTTCAATCTGGAAACGCCGCGGCCGTTCGGTTACCAGATCGGCGATACCATTCCGATGCGCGTCGTGGTGCAGACCCGGCCCGGCGTGCAATTGCAGCCGGCCAGCCTGCCCAAGCCCGGCCCGCTGAACCGGTGGCTGAATCTGCGTCGGATCGAGTTGGCCGAGGCTGGCGACGGCGAGTACCGGATCGAGCTGGAATACCAGGTGTTTTACGCGCCGCTGGAAGTGAAAGCCTTGACGATTCCGGGTTTTGCCCTGCGCTTCAGCCAATACGGCCAAACCGTCGAGGAGAGCGTGCCGCCCTGGCAATTCACCGTCGCGCCGCTGCGCGAATTGATCGCCCGCCAGGACGAGGCAGGCGAATATCTGCGGCCGGATCAGGCGCCGGCGTTGTTGGCGACCGCTAGCGTGCGCACCAACTTGGCATTGTCGCTGTTGGCCGCAGCGATGTTGGGCTTGAAGCTGGCGCGACAGTACGGTTATCTGCCATGGTTTGCCCGGCGCAGCCCGTTCAAAACCGCCGAAAGGCGCTTGCGGCAGTTGCCGCCGGGCGAATTGGCCGCCGGGTTGGCCGCACTGCACAGCGCATTGAATGCGACTCACGGAACGCCGGTGTTCGGCCACCGCTTGCAGGATTTTCTGAGCGCGCATCCCGAATTCGGCCAAGTTCGCGCCGAGCTGGCCTGGTTTTTCGACTATTCCAACCGGTTTTTTTTCGCCGGGCAGCGCGACGAGGCCGACACCGACTTAGTGCGCCTGCAAAAGCTGTGCGGCCTGTGCCGGGCGATAGAGCGGGGGAGCCGATGA
- a CDS encoding winged helix-turn-helix transcriptional regulator, producing MNDKNICADPCPIARCLAFLGDAWSLLILRDAHIGLTRFDQFRKSLGIAPTMLTRRLATLTEEGMLEKRLYSERPPREEYVLTAAGRDFLPVLVMLGAWGHQYRGGGPLVRIQDVETGEDIKPVAIDAVTGAEIGTRPLRFVLPDGG from the coding sequence ATGAACGATAAAAATATTTGCGCCGACCCTTGCCCGATAGCGCGTTGCCTGGCTTTTCTCGGCGACGCATGGAGCTTGTTGATTTTGCGGGACGCCCATATTGGTCTGACCCGTTTCGACCAATTTCGAAAAAGTCTAGGTATCGCGCCGACGATGTTGACCCGGCGCCTGGCGACGCTGACGGAGGAAGGCATGTTGGAAAAGCGGCTGTATTCGGAGCGGCCGCCGCGCGAGGAGTATGTGTTGACCGCCGCCGGCCGCGATTTTCTGCCGGTGCTGGTCATGCTCGGCGCCTGGGGCCATCAGTATCGCGGCGGCGGCCCGTTGGTGCGCATTCAGGATGTCGAAACCGGAGAGGATATTAAACCGGTGGCCATAGACGCGGTCACTGGGGCGGAGATTGGAACTCGTCCGCTACGATTTGTGCTGCCGGATGGCGGTTGA
- a CDS encoding MxaS protein: protein MASRIEPFSYRLPRPAVEVYPGAHPGQMVGNGQLFKRHEALLARPDPRRLDLRASVLDPFGQYRVRAYQEHDRVEVMVLADLSASLAYAGRFDKREVLADLVKAIAASALACGDRVGFAGFGDGEKPLLYAPPGTDLSWLPSLGGLLKKLPQQRGCAGLWQAGAYLPQRRALLFLLGDGHWPLARLPGLLATLGRHQPVPLLIWDEAEYRGLPDWGLLALQDLESGRRRRLWLRPALKRRIEQAYSARREQLRRLFRAAGCEPMFIEQGYRVEQFNRYFLERTA, encoded by the coding sequence ATGGCCTCCCGCATCGAACCTTTTTCCTATCGCTTGCCCAGGCCGGCCGTCGAGGTCTACCCCGGCGCCCATCCCGGCCAGATGGTCGGCAACGGCCAGTTATTCAAACGCCACGAGGCCTTGTTGGCGCGGCCCGATCCGCGCCGGCTGGATTTGCGCGCCAGCGTGCTCGACCCGTTCGGCCAATACCGGGTCAGGGCCTACCAGGAACACGACCGGGTCGAAGTCATGGTGCTGGCGGACCTGTCGGCGTCGTTGGCTTACGCCGGCCGCTTCGATAAGCGCGAAGTATTGGCCGACCTGGTTAAAGCGATTGCCGCATCGGCGCTGGCTTGCGGCGACCGGGTCGGTTTCGCCGGTTTCGGCGACGGCGAAAAGCCTTTGTTGTATGCGCCGCCCGGCACCGACTTGAGCTGGTTGCCTTCTCTGGGCGGCCTCCTGAAAAAATTACCGCAGCAACGCGGCTGCGCCGGCCTGTGGCAGGCCGGTGCGTACCTGCCGCAGCGCCGGGCCTTGTTGTTTTTGCTCGGCGACGGCCATTGGCCGTTAGCCCGATTGCCCGGTTTGTTGGCGACCTTGGGCCGCCACCAACCGGTGCCGTTATTGATTTGGGACGAAGCCGAATACCGTGGCTTGCCCGATTGGGGCTTATTGGCGCTACAGGATTTGGAAAGCGGTCGCCGCCGGCGGTTATGGTTGCGGCCGGCCCTGAAACGGCGCATCGAACAGGCTTATAGCGCACGGCGCGAACAACTGCGCCGCCTGTTCCGTGCCGCCGGCTGCGAGCCGATGTTCATCGAACAGGGTTACCGGGTCGAACAATTCAATCGCTATTTCCTGGAGCGGACAGCGTGA